From a single Leishmania mexicana MHOM/GT/2001/U1103 complete genome, chromosome 7 genomic region:
- a CDS encoding putative electron transfer flavoprotein-ubiquinone oxidoreductase, with protein sequence MLRWTSRYLCASAAAAAGSEVHRDVEEFAVVIVGGGPSGLSAAIRLKQLAGDQRDSFRVGLVEKGSEIGAHTLSGACVEPHGLDELLPGWREQEGSLLASMTPVTSDAFHVLIGPSRSVKVPWLPSTLHNRGNYITSLGGMCKWLGEQAEALGVEIYPGFAAADVVVDEATGAVTGVQLNDRGVDKNGRKTAHYEPGMIFRAKQTIFAEGCRGSCTKQLEKRFGLRTADNPQTFGLGIKEVWEVPKERHHPGTVMHTVGWPTTDKGHDNTYGGSFLYHYGDGLISCGYVVGLDYSNPYCRPYMEMQKWKTHDLIRGQLEGGRPILYGARTLVEGGFSALPRLHFPGGVLVGDCAGFLNLPKIKGTHTAMKSGMLAAEAVYEDAFKGGKEEGASGVECKSYDDYFRSSWLYNELYTVRNVRQSFHKSFKWGMLYTGITSLLLHGREPWTLKHTTPDNLSLKPAKECVEIEYPKPDDTLTFDLLTNHSRSGTAHSADQPCHLRLKDSKVAEEVNLKTYAGPEARFCPAGVYEFVSDKLVINAQNCLHCKACDIKDPTQNINWTVPEGGGGPNYQGQM encoded by the coding sequence ATGCTTCGCTGGACGTCGCGCTACTTgtgtgcctctgccgcggcggctgcggggtCTGAGGTGCACCGCGACGTCGAGGAGTTCGCCGTTGTCATTGTGGGCGGTGGTCCTTCGGGGCTCTCGGCTGCCATTCGGCTGAAGCAGCTCGCCGGGGACCAGAGGGACTCTTTCCGCGTCGGCCTCGTCGAAAAGGGCAGCGAGATTGGCGCCCACACGCTCTCCGGCGCCTGTGTGGAGCCTCACGGGCTGGATGAGTTGCTGCCCGGGTGGCGTGAGCAGGAGGGATCCCTTCTTGCCAGCATGACACCCGTCACGTCCGACGCCTTTCATGTGCTGATAGGACCGTCACGAAGCGTGAAGGTGCCGTGGCTGCCCTCGACGCTGCACAATCGCGGCAACTACATCACGTCTCTCGGCGGCATGTGCAAGTGGCTTGGCGAGCAGGCCGAGGCGCTCGGGGTGGAGATCTACCCCGGctttgcggcggcggacgtCGTCGTTGACGAGGCGACCGGGGCCGTGACGGGGGTGCAGCTGAATGACAGGGGTGTCGACAAGAACGGACGGAAGACGGCGCACTACGAGCCCGGGATGATCTTCCGCGCAAAGCAGACCATCTTCGCCGAGGGCTGCCGCGGATCCTGCACGAAGCAGTTGGAGAAGCGTTTTGGgctgcgcaccgccgacaACCCGCAGACGTTCGGACTCGGCATCAAGGAGGTGTGGGAGGTGCCGAAGGAGCGGCACCACCCAGGCACCGTCATGCACACGGTGGGGTGGCCGACGACAGACAAGGGGCACGACAACACCTACGGCGGCTCCTTCCTCTACCACTACGGTGACGGCCTCATTTCGTGCGGTTACGTGGTCGGCCTCGACTACTCGAACCCGTACTGCCGGCCGTACATGGAGATGCAGAAGTGGAAGACGCATGACCTCATTCGAGGGCAGCTAGAGGGCGGCCGACCGATCCTGTACGGTGCGCGCACGTTGGTCGAGGGCGGCTTCAGCGCGTTGCCGAGGCTGCACTTCCCCGGCGGCGTGCTGGTGGGGGACTGCGCTGGTTTTTTGAACCTTCCAAAGATCAagggcacgcacacagccaTGAAGTCTGGCATGCTGGCTGCCGAGGCCGTCTACGAGGACGCCTTCAAGGGcggcaaggaggagggggccaGCGGCGTGGAATGCAAGAGCTACGACGACTACTTCCGTAGCAGCTGGCTGTACAACGAGCTCTACACGGTGCGCAACGTGCGGCAGAGCTTCCACAAGAGCTTCAAGTGGGGGATGCTCTACACCGGCATTACCTCACTCCTGCTGCACGGCCGCGAACCGTGGACGCTGAAGCACACCACACCAGACAACTTGTCGTTGAAACCGGCGAAAGAATGCGTGGAGATTGAGTACCCGAAGCCGGACGACACGCTCACCTTCGACCTGCTTACCAACCACAGCCGTAGCGGGACGGCCCACAGTGCTGACCAGCCGTGCCATCTGCGCCTGAAGGACTCCAAGGTTGCCGAGGAGGTGAACCTAAAGACGTATGCAGGGCCGGAGGCGCGCTTCTGCCCAGCTGGTGTGTACGAGTTCGTCAGCGACAAGTTGGTGATCAACGCACAGAACTGCCTCCACTGCAAGGCGTGCGACATCAAGGATCCGACGCAGAACATCAACTGGACGGTGcccgagggcggcggtggccccAACTACCAGGGCCAGATGTAA